The Limnochorda sp. LNt genome includes a region encoding these proteins:
- the uvrB gene encoding excinuclease ABC subunit UvrB, whose amino-acid sequence MGVAARDTEQLPGRFEVVSDFEPAGDQPKAIEALSRGVLEGLRYQTLLGVTGSGKTFTMAKVIERVQRPTLVIAHNKTLAAQLANEFRQFFPRNAVHYFVSYYDYYQPEAYVPETDTYIEKDANINDEIDRMRHAATSALFERRDVVIVASVSCIFGLGSPDDYVGMTLSLRHGDFRDRDNILRRLVGIHYERNDIGFKRGTFRVRGDTIEIYPAYSESVLRVEFFGDEVDRILELDPVTGEVLGEPETVTIYPATHYVTTEEKLKRALVTIEEELEERLAYFKAQGKLLEAQRLEQRTRFDLEMLATVGYCNGIENYSRHLSGRPPGSTPTTLLDYFPRDFLMFIDESHQTIPQLHGMYNGDYSRKRTLVEYGFRLPSALDNRPLRFEEWERHINQVIFVSATPGPYERERSQQIVEQIIRPTGLVDPEVSVRPIQGQIDDLIHEIREVVGRGERVLVTTLTKKMAEDLTDYLADMGFRVRYLHSEVETLDRVEILRGLRLGEFDVLVGINLLREGLDLPEVSLVAILDADKEGYLRSETSLIQMIGRAARNVRGKVIMYAETVTESMRRAIEETNRRRRLQLEYNEKHGIVPRTIQKAVTDIVQAWRAEQEQEKDRSLRSLQRKAKEMAPDELAALIRSLEEEMYQAARELAFERAAELRDQIKALRQELHGFVPA is encoded by the coding sequence ATGGGCGTAGCGGCCCGGGACACCGAGCAGTTGCCGGGCCGATTCGAGGTCGTCTCGGACTTCGAGCCGGCCGGCGATCAGCCCAAGGCCATCGAGGCGCTGAGCCGGGGCGTGCTGGAGGGGCTGCGCTACCAGACGCTCCTGGGGGTCACCGGCAGCGGCAAGACCTTCACCATGGCCAAGGTGATCGAGCGCGTCCAGAGGCCGACCCTGGTCATCGCCCATAACAAGACCCTGGCGGCGCAGCTGGCCAACGAGTTCCGCCAGTTCTTCCCCCGCAACGCGGTGCACTACTTCGTCAGCTACTACGACTACTACCAGCCCGAGGCGTACGTGCCCGAGACCGACACCTACATCGAGAAGGACGCCAACATCAACGACGAGATCGACCGGATGCGCCACGCGGCCACCAGCGCGCTCTTCGAGCGGCGCGACGTCGTCATCGTGGCCAGCGTCTCGTGCATCTTCGGCCTGGGCTCGCCCGACGACTACGTGGGCATGACCCTGAGCCTGCGCCACGGCGACTTTCGCGATCGTGACAACATCCTGCGCCGGCTGGTGGGCATCCACTACGAGCGCAACGACATCGGCTTCAAGCGGGGCACCTTCCGGGTGCGGGGAGACACCATCGAGATCTACCCCGCCTACTCGGAGAGCGTGCTGCGGGTCGAGTTCTTCGGCGACGAGGTGGACCGGATCCTGGAGCTGGACCCGGTGACGGGCGAGGTGCTGGGCGAGCCCGAGACCGTCACCATCTACCCGGCCACCCACTACGTCACCACCGAGGAGAAGCTCAAGCGGGCGCTGGTCACCATCGAGGAGGAGCTCGAGGAGCGCCTCGCCTACTTCAAGGCCCAGGGCAAGCTGCTGGAGGCCCAGCGCCTCGAGCAGCGCACCCGCTTCGACCTGGAGATGCTGGCCACCGTGGGCTACTGCAACGGCATCGAGAATTACTCGCGCCACCTCAGCGGGCGTCCGCCGGGCTCCACCCCCACCACGCTGCTCGACTACTTCCCCCGCGACTTCCTCATGTTCATCGACGAGTCGCACCAGACCATCCCGCAGCTGCACGGGATGTACAACGGCGACTACTCCCGCAAGCGGACGCTGGTGGAGTACGGCTTCCGCCTGCCCTCGGCCCTCGACAACCGACCGCTGCGCTTCGAGGAGTGGGAGCGGCACATCAACCAGGTCATCTTCGTCTCGGCCACGCCCGGTCCCTACGAGCGGGAGCGCAGCCAGCAGATCGTCGAGCAGATCATCCGCCCGACGGGCCTGGTGGATCCGGAGGTGTCGGTGCGGCCCATCCAGGGGCAGATCGACGACCTGATCCACGAGATCCGGGAGGTGGTGGGCCGGGGCGAAAGGGTGCTGGTCACCACCCTGACCAAGAAGATGGCCGAGGACCTGACCGACTACCTGGCCGACATGGGCTTCCGGGTGCGCTACCTGCACTCGGAGGTGGAGACGCTGGACCGGGTCGAGATCCTGAGGGGGCTTCGGCTGGGCGAGTTCGACGTGCTGGTGGGCATCAACCTGCTGCGAGAGGGCCTCGACCTGCCCGAGGTGTCGCTGGTGGCCATCCTCGACGCCGACAAGGAGGGCTACTTGCGCTCCGAGACCTCGCTCATCCAGATGATCGGGCGGGCGGCCCGCAACGTGCGGGGCAAGGTGATCATGTACGCCGAGACGGTCACCGAGTCCATGCGGCGGGCCATCGAGGAGACCAACCGGCGCCGGCGCCTGCAGCTGGAGTACAATGAGAAGCACGGGATCGTCCCGCGCACCATCCAGAAGGCCGTCACCGACATCGTGCAGGCGTGGCGCGCCGAGCAGGAGCAGGAGAAGGATCGGAGCCTGCGGAGCCTGCAGCGCAAGGCCAAGGAGATGGCGCCCGACGAGCTGGCCGCGCTGATCCGGAGCCTGGAGGAGGAGATGTACCAGGCAGCCCGGGAGCTGGCCTTCGAGCGGGCAGCCGAGCTGCGCGACCAGATCAAGGCCCTGCGCCAGGAGCTCCACGGGTTCGTGCCGGCATGA